A portion of the Ruminococcus albus AD2013 genome contains these proteins:
- a CDS encoding type II toxin-antitoxin system PemK/MazF family toxin, which yields MLSLSRIIWGNKYSPTVTVVPITSKFKDLNQPTHFLVQAGTANLNKDSVILAESIRTISKERLRYYIGDLNDNFMKQISNTVKIQLGLN from the coding sequence CTGTTATCATTATCCAGAATAATATGGGGAAATAAGTATTCTCCTACTGTAACGGTAGTACCTATTACGTCTAAATTCAAAGATCTGAATCAGCCCACACACTTCTTAGTACAGGCAGGAACAGCCAATCTTAATAAAGACAGCGTGATCCTTGCCGAAAGTATAAGAACTATTTCAAAAGAACGCCTGAGATACTATATTGGAGATCTTAATGATAACTTCATGAAGCAAATAAGCAATACAGTAAAGATCCAATTAGGCCTGAATTAA
- a CDS encoding type II toxin-antitoxin system PemK/MazF family toxin has translation MNISSTYRKLIKRGQVYFADLGDGIGSEMAGVRPVIIIQNNMGK, from the coding sequence ATGAATATAAGCAGTACATACAGAAAACTGATTAAGAGAGGGCAGGTGTATTTTGCTGACCTCGGTGACGGAATAGGCTCTGAAATGGCAGGTGTAAGACCTGTTATCATTATCCAGAATAATATGGGGAAATAA